A region of the Candidatus Binatia bacterium genome:
GCCGGCAGGCCCGGCACCGGGCCGTCCTTACGTCGACTCGGTCGGTGCAGAAAGGGTCAGCACAGGACGCACAGCCGTGTCGGCCGGCACGCTCGGCGAACCCGGTCGGCCCGGATCGCAGCCGGCCTCACATCGGGCAGGATCGGCGTCGCGCGGACGCGCCCCGAAGTCTCGATGCCTCCGCTTTTCGATGCCAATTCGGAACGTATGTGTAGCACCCTGGCGACGCCCGACGGTTCTGGACTTGGCATCGACTTCGGAGCACTCTCGGTGCACGTCCGCACGCTACGGAGGTCCCCGATGATCGATCTTTACACGGCGCCGACGCCGAATGGGTGGAAAGCGTCCATATGCCTCGAGGAGCTGGGCCTGCCCTACGAGGTCCACACCATCAACCTGCTCGCCGGCGAGCAGAAGGCCGCGGAATACGTTCGCATCAATCCCAACGGGAGAATTCCCACCGTCGTCGATCGCGACGAAGGTGACTTCCCGGTTTTCGAGTCCGGCGCGATCCTCATTTACCTCGCCGAGAAAACCGGCAAGCTGCTGCCCACGGACCGGAAGGGACGCTCCGTGACGATCCAGTGGCTGATGTTCCAGATGGCGGGCGTTGGGCCGATGATGGGGCAGGCCAACGTCTTCTATCGCTACTTCCCGGAGAAGATCCAGCCAGCGATCGACCGCTACCAGAACGAGAGCCGCCGGCTGTTCGAGGTCCTGAACACGCGGTTGACCGGGCGCGACTGGCTGGCGGACGACTACTCGATTGCCGACATCGCGAACTGGGCGTGGGTACGGACCTACAGGTGGTCGGGGGTGTCGATCGACGGGCTCGACGCCCTGCGGGGATGGATGGACCGTATGGCCGCACGCCCGGCCTGCCGGCGCGGGGTCGAGGTGCCGTTCAAACTGCCGAGCCTGACCGAAAACGACACGGGCGACGAAGCACGGGAGTTCGCGCAGGGCGCGGCAACGCTCGTACAGCGGTAGCAACGCGCGCGGAGCGGGCGTTGCATCGGTGCCCGATCAATCCGACCGGCGGTTCAGCAGTACGCGGATGGTGCGGAGCGCCGCGGCGGTGCGCGGCCCGTACCACGACAGCGCTCTACCGTCGACAAAGCAGACCCGCCCGTCTCGCAACGCCGGCGTACCGCCGAGCGGCTGTAAAGACGCCAGATGCTCCGGCGCAAACGCAAACGGCTCGTCGGGCAGCAGGATGACCTCCGGGACCAGAGCGGCGATTTCATCGAGAGTCACTGTGCAATATGCCGCCGGGGCGTCGCCGCAGACATTGTTTGC
Encoded here:
- a CDS encoding glutathione S-transferase N-terminal domain-containing protein; the encoded protein is MIDLYTAPTPNGWKASICLEELGLPYEVHTINLLAGEQKAAEYVRINPNGRIPTVVDRDEGDFPVFESGAILIYLAEKTGKLLPTDRKGRSVTIQWLMFQMAGVGPMMGQANVFYRYFPEKIQPAIDRYQNESRRLFEVLNTRLTGRDWLADDYSIADIANWAWVRTYRWSGVSIDGLDALRGWMDRMAARPACRRGVEVPFKLPSLTENDTGDEAREFAQGAATLVQR